A region of the Candidatus Dojkabacteria bacterium genome:
TAGTGAACAAACTTATTAAGTATACGGGAACAGCAATCGAAACTTTGCATTTCAACACGAATATTAGTCAGTTCATGGAGTTTATAAATGCAGTGAGTAAGTTTGCAAATATAGACAAATCGGTATGGGAGAGGTTCCTACTTACTATAGCACCTTATGCTCCGTTTTTAACTGAGGAGTTGTGGGAAAAGATTGGAAACAAATACAGTATTCATCAACAAGCATGGCCAAGGTATGACGAAAGCTTAACCGTTGAAGATACCGTTGATTTACCTGTGCAGATAAACGGTAAAACTCGTGGTAATGTAATGGTTTCTGTTGAAGCTACCGAGGATATCGTTGTAACGGCAGCAAAGGTTGATGAAAAAATTGGAAAGTATTTGACGGCGAAGGCAATAAAAAAGGTAATCTACCTGCCGGGGAAGATTGTTAATATTGTTGTGTAGTCATTGATTACATAATCTGCAAGATTCACAATATCTTTGTTCCATCGATCGGTTTTTATTCCAATACAGGCAATGCCGGCTGCCTTAGCGCCTAAGATACCGTTTTTAGAATCTTCGAAGACTATACAGTCAGCTTTAGGCAAAGCTAGTGCTGTTTGAGCCTTAAGAAAGATTTCGGGATCAGGTTTACTTTTAGTTATGTCGTCAGCGGTTATCGTTATAGGAAAATATTTTAAAAGCTCAAATGCCGTAAGCACAAACTCCAAAAATTCCCGTCTTGCTGAGGTTGCCACGGCTAGCTTTTTACCGGATTCAGAGGCTTTTTTTATAAAATCTGCAACTCCGGGTTTAAGTTTTACATAACCCTTAAGATCAGTTCTTAATTTGCTCGTTTTGTACACTCTAAAGACCTTTAAAAGCTCGCTAATTTGGAGTCCGACATTATAATTGTTTAATATATTTTCAAATGCCTTATGAATTGCCACACCGGCCTGAGCTATGTACAGTTCACGTGAAAACGGAAGTCCTGCTGACTCTAGGGCATATTTCGTGGCCTGAAAATTAAGTTCCTCAAGATCAACAATAGTTCCATCTACATCAAATATATAGCCCTTTTTGTTTTTTAGAAGTTCGTTTAGATTCATGTTAATGTTGGTTACCAATTATTATATTTTTCTACTATACCAGAAATTTTGCTATAATTTTGTATACTAACTTTTAGATTGCCCAAATGGATAACGAGATATCGATTCCTCAGGAAGTAAGTCAGATTATTGAAGATATTAAATCAATCAAGATACAAGGAGCTACAAATGTAGCACTGGCGGTATTTGATGGGCTTAAGAAGTGGCTAACAAACCATGAAATTCTTGAAAACGTTTCCAGGCAACAGTTGCTTGAGGATTTTCGTAGGGTAGGTGATAAACTTGCTTGGGCAAGACCAAATGAACCGTTAGCTAAAAATGGAGTTAAGTACGTTATATACAATGTGATTGTAAAAGGGCAAGCCGCTCAAGATCCCGAAATTATTGTCAAGTTGATTTCGGATACAATGGAGTCATACGTCAACTTAATTAGGTCCACGAAGGATGTAATCGTCAAGAATGGCGTAAAATTACTGTCTTGTTATAACGAAATACTCACTCACTGTCATTCTTCAACTGCGGAGGCTATCCTTGTTGGTGTTAATAAAGCACGCGATGGCAATTTAAAGGTTATTACAACCGAAACAAGACCAAGATATCAAGGACGGATTACTGCGACAAATCTGCTTGCCAAAGGGCTTGATGTAACAATGGTGGTCGATAGTGCGGCCGCAAGCTTTACTTACGATAACAGATATCTTCCGGTTGATGCTGTAATTTTGGGAATAGATCAGATAAATGTTGATGGAAGTGGAATAAATAAGGTTGGTAGCCTGGGATTGGCATTATCGGCCTATATGGGAAATAAACCCATTTATGTAACCTGTCCGCTAC
Encoded here:
- a CDS encoding HAD family phosphatase; the encoded protein is MNLNELLKNKKGYIFDVDGTIVDLEELNFQATKYALESAGLPFSRELYIAQAGVAIHKAFENILNNYNVGLQISELLKVFRVYKTSKLRTDLKGYVKLKPGVADFIKKASESGKKLAVATSARREFLEFVLTAFELLKYFPITITADDITKSKPDPEIFLKAQTALALPKADCIVFEDSKNGILGAKAAGIACIGIKTDRWNKDIVNLADYVINDYTTILTIFPGR
- a CDS encoding translation initiation factor eIF-2B; its protein translation is MDNEISIPQEVSQIIEDIKSIKIQGATNVALAVFDGLKKWLTNHEILENVSRQQLLEDFRRVGDKLAWARPNEPLAKNGVKYVIYNVIVKGQAAQDPEIIVKLISDTMESYVNLIRSTKDVIVKNGVKLLSCYNEILTHCHSSTAEAILVGVNKARDGNLKVITTETRPRYQGRITATNLLAKGLDVTMVVDSAAASFTYDNRYLPVDAVILGIDQINVDGSGINKVGSLGLALSAYMGNKPIYVTCPLLKLDVSTTYSPIEIELRDAHEIWSEAPSGLNIINPAFEVIPEQFITGYITEFGILKPSEVQDRMLKEYGWVV